In Bacillus cereus ATCC 14579, a single window of DNA contains:
- the colA gene encoding collagenase ColA — translation MNKKSKINKVMLSISTMALSLGALQTHAAAEEKVPYNVLKTKPVGIEKSVDEVGHISKVDETLSFQERLKVGDFSQRPASITKKTAVKQVKESYSMADLNKMNDQELVETLGSIKWHQITDLFQFNEDAKAFYKDKGKMQVIIDELAHRGSTFTKDDSKGIQTFTEVLRSAFYLAFYNSELSDLNERSFQDKCLPALKAIAKNPNFKLGTVEQDTVVSAYGKLISNASSDVETVQYASNILKQYNDNYTTYVNDRMKGQAIYDIMQGIDYDIQSYLTEARKEANETMWYGKVDGFINEINRIALLNEVTPENKWLVNNGIYFASRLGKFHSNPNKGLEVVTQAMHMYPRLSEPYFVAVEQITTNYNGKDYSGNTVDLEKIRKEGKEQYLPKTYTFDDGSIVFKTGDKVSEEKIKRLYWAAKEVKAQYHRVIGNDKALEPGNADDVLTIVIYNSPDEYQLNRQLYGYETNNGGIYIEETGTFFTYERTPEQSIYSLEELFRHEFTHYLQGRYEVPGLFGRGDMYQNERLTWFQEGNAEFFAGSTRTNNVVPRKSIISGLSSDPASRYTAERTLFAKYGSWDFYNYSFALQSYLYTHQFETFDKIQDLIRANDVKNYDAYRENLSKDPKLNKEYQEYMQQLIDNQDTYTVPEVADDYLAEHETKSLAAVKKEISDTLPMKDTKMTKHNSQFFNTFTLEGTYTGSVTKGESEDWKEMSKRVNESLEQLAQKEWSGYKTVTAYFVNYRVNSSNEFEYDVVFHGIAKDDGENKAPTVNINGPYSGLVKEGIQFKSDGSNDEDGKIASYLWEFGDGSTSVEVNPVHVYEREGSYKVSLRVKDDKGKESRSETTVTIKDGSLTESEPNNRPEEANRIGLNSTIKGNLIGEDHTDVYTFNVASAKDIDISVLNEYGIGMTWVLHHESDMQNYAAYGQANGNHIEAKFNAKPGKYYLYVYKYDNGDGTYSLSVK, via the coding sequence ATGAACAAGAAATCAAAGATCAATAAAGTGATGCTTAGCATTAGTACAATGGCTTTATCGTTAGGCGCACTTCAAACTCATGCAGCAGCGGAAGAAAAAGTACCGTATAACGTGTTAAAAACGAAACCGGTTGGAATTGAAAAGTCGGTAGATGAAGTTGGACATATTTCAAAAGTTGATGAAACTTTATCATTTCAAGAACGTTTAAAAGTAGGAGATTTTTCACAGCGACCAGCATCTATTACGAAGAAAACTGCAGTAAAGCAGGTTAAAGAAAGCTATTCAATGGCTGATTTAAACAAAATGAATGACCAAGAATTAGTTGAAACGTTAGGCAGTATTAAATGGCACCAAATTACAGACTTATTCCAGTTTAATGAAGATGCAAAGGCTTTTTATAAAGATAAAGGAAAAATGCAAGTCATTATAGATGAATTAGCTCATAGAGGTAGTACATTTACGAAAGATGATTCAAAAGGAATTCAAACGTTTACTGAAGTGCTGCGTTCAGCTTTTTATCTTGCATTTTATAATAGTGAATTAAGCGACTTAAATGAAAGAAGCTTCCAGGATAAATGTTTACCTGCTTTAAAAGCAATCGCAAAAAATCCAAACTTTAAGCTTGGTACAGTTGAACAAGATACAGTCGTATCTGCGTACGGTAAATTAATTAGTAATGCTTCAAGCGATGTTGAAACGGTTCAATACGCATCGAATATTTTAAAGCAATACAATGATAATTATACTACTTATGTAAATGATCGAATGAAGGGACAAGCAATATACGATATTATGCAAGGTATTGACTATGATATACAGTCGTACTTAACTGAGGCTCGTAAAGAAGCGAATGAAACGATGTGGTATGGAAAAGTAGATGGGTTTATTAATGAAATAAATCGTATTGCTCTTCTAAATGAAGTAACGCCAGAAAATAAATGGCTCGTTAATAATGGCATTTATTTTGCTAGCCGTTTAGGGAAGTTTCATAGCAATCCAAATAAAGGATTAGAGGTTGTTACACAAGCGATGCATATGTACCCGCGCTTAAGTGAACCGTATTTTGTTGCGGTAGAACAAATTACAACAAATTATAATGGTAAAGATTATAGCGGGAATACAGTAGATTTAGAGAAAATACGTAAAGAAGGAAAAGAGCAATACTTACCAAAAACGTATACATTCGACGATGGATCAATTGTGTTCAAAACAGGAGATAAAGTATCAGAAGAAAAAATTAAGAGACTATATTGGGCTGCGAAGGAAGTAAAGGCACAGTATCACCGTGTAATTGGAAATGACAAAGCGTTAGAGCCAGGAAATGCGGATGATGTATTAACGATCGTAATTTATAATAGTCCAGATGAATATCAGTTAAATAGACAATTGTATGGATATGAAACAAACAACGGTGGAATTTATATTGAAGAGACAGGTACATTCTTTACATATGAGCGTACACCAGAGCAAAGTATTTATAGTTTAGAAGAGTTATTCCGTCATGAATTTACTCATTACCTGCAAGGTAGATATGAAGTACCAGGTCTATTTGGAAGAGGAGATATGTATCAAAATGAAAGGTTAACTTGGTTCCAAGAAGGAAATGCAGAGTTTTTCGCAGGATCTACTCGTACGAATAACGTTGTACCAAGAAAGAGTATAATTAGCGGATTATCATCTGATCCTGCAAGCCGTTATACAGCAGAGCGTACACTATTTGCTAAATACGGTTCTTGGGATTTCTATAATTACTCGTTCGCATTGCAGTCTTACTTATATACGCATCAGTTTGAAACATTTGATAAAATTCAAGATTTGATTCGTGCGAATGACGTGAAAAATTATGATGCATATCGTGAAAATCTAAGTAAAGATCCTAAGTTAAATAAAGAGTATCAAGAGTATATGCAGCAGTTAATTGATAATCAAGATACATACACTGTACCAGAAGTAGCTGATGATTATTTAGCTGAACATGAAACGAAGTCATTAGCAGCGGTGAAGAAAGAAATTAGTGATACGTTGCCTATGAAAGATACAAAAATGACAAAACATAATTCTCAATTCTTTAATACATTTACATTAGAAGGTACGTATACAGGTAGTGTCACAAAAGGTGAATCAGAAGATTGGAAAGAAATGAGTAAAAGAGTAAATGAATCTTTAGAACAATTGGCGCAAAAAGAATGGAGTGGCTACAAAACTGTTACAGCATACTTCGTCAATTATCGTGTGAATAGCTCAAATGAATTTGAATATGATGTAGTCTTCCATGGAATCGCAAAAGATGATGGAGAAAATAAAGCTCCAACGGTTAATATAAATGGCCCTTATAGTGGTCTTGTAAAAGAGGGAATTCAATTTAAAAGTGATGGCTCAAACGATGAAGATGGAAAAATTGCTTCTTATTTATGGGAATTTGGAGATGGAAGCACAAGTGTAGAAGTGAATCCAGTACATGTATATGAAAGAGAAGGTTCTTATAAAGTATCGTTAAGAGTAAAAGATGATAAAGGCAAAGAGAGCAGAAGCGAAACAACTGTTACGATTAAAGATGGAAGTTTAACAGAATCAGAACCAAATAATCGTCCAGAGGAAGCAAATCGTATCGGGCTAAATAGTACGATAAAAGGTAATCTTATTGGCGAGGACCACACTGATGTTTATACATTTAATGTAGCATCAGCGAAAGATATCGACATTTCTGTTTTAAATGAGTATGGAATTGGGATGACATGGGTACTTCACCATGAATCAGATATGCAAAATTATGCAGCTTACGGTCAAGCCAATGGGAATCATATAGAAGCGAAATTTAATGCAAAACCAGGCAAGTATTACTTGTATGTATATAAATATGATAATGGCGATGGAACGTACTCATTATCAGTAAAGTGA